The Croceicoccus marinus genome contains a region encoding:
- the aspS gene encoding aspartate--tRNA ligase, which produces MHAYRTHTCGALTATNVGETIRLSGWIHRKRDHGGVLFVDLRDHYGITQIVADEDSPALQVLDGLRVESVVTIDGEVKARSESTVNANLPTGEIEVYARGITVQSRAEELPMPVAGEQEYPEEIRLKNRFLDLRRDKVHANIVLRSKVISSIRRRMTDKGFTEFQTPILGASSPEGARDYLVPARMHPGRFYALPQAPQMFKQLLMVAGFDRYFQIAPCFRDEDLRADRSPEFYQLDFEMSYVTQEDVFQTLEPVLAGVFEEFSGGKTVTPAGEFPRIPYAEALLKYGSDKPDLRNPLIISDVTSHFEQSGFGLFEKIVGSGGKVRVIPAPNTADKSRKFFDDMNNWARQEGFAGLGYVTRKGGEFGGPIAKNHGPERMEELYNELGLGPDDGLFFAAGKEKDAAKLAGAARTRTAEELGLIEQGCFKFCWIVDFPMFEYDEDLKKVDFSHNPFSMPQGEMEALETQDPLDILAWQYDIVCNGYELSSGAIRNHRPDIMFKAFEIAGYSKEEVEANFSGMINAFKYGAPPHGGSAPGIDRIVMLLADEPNIREVIAFPMNQRAQDLMMGAPSVVSPKQLRELSIRTVEQPKASEAEKVRVDQIGE; this is translated from the coding sequence ATGCATGCCTATCGCACCCACACCTGCGGCGCCCTGACGGCGACGAATGTCGGCGAGACGATCCGCCTGTCGGGCTGGATCCATCGCAAGCGCGACCATGGCGGCGTGCTGTTCGTCGACCTGCGCGACCATTACGGCATCACCCAGATCGTCGCGGACGAGGACAGTCCCGCGCTGCAGGTGCTGGACGGGCTGCGCGTGGAATCGGTCGTCACCATCGACGGCGAGGTCAAGGCCCGCAGCGAGAGCACGGTCAACGCGAACCTGCCCACCGGCGAGATCGAGGTCTATGCCCGCGGCATCACCGTGCAGAGCCGGGCCGAGGAACTTCCCATGCCCGTCGCGGGCGAGCAGGAATACCCCGAGGAGATCCGGCTGAAGAACCGCTTCCTCGACCTGCGGCGCGACAAGGTGCATGCGAACATCGTGCTGCGTTCGAAGGTCATCTCCTCGATCCGCCGCCGCATGACCGACAAGGGCTTCACCGAGTTCCAGACCCCGATCCTGGGCGCGTCCAGTCCCGAGGGTGCGCGCGATTACCTGGTGCCCGCGCGCATGCATCCGGGGCGCTTCTATGCGCTGCCGCAGGCGCCGCAAATGTTCAAGCAGCTGCTGATGGTCGCCGGTTTCGACCGCTATTTCCAGATCGCGCCCTGCTTCCGCGACGAGGATCTGCGCGCCGACCGCAGCCCCGAATTCTACCAGCTTGACTTCGAGATGAGCTATGTCACGCAGGAAGACGTGTTCCAGACGCTGGAGCCGGTGCTGGCCGGCGTGTTCGAGGAATTCTCGGGCGGCAAGACGGTGACGCCCGCGGGCGAATTCCCCCGCATCCCCTATGCCGAGGCGCTGCTGAAATACGGCAGCGACAAGCCCGACCTGCGCAACCCGCTGATCATCTCGGACGTGACCAGCCATTTCGAACAGTCCGGCTTCGGCCTGTTCGAGAAGATCGTCGGTTCGGGCGGCAAGGTGCGCGTGATCCCCGCGCCGAACACCGCGGACAAGAGCCGCAAGTTCTTCGACGACATGAACAACTGGGCGCGCCAGGAAGGCTTCGCCGGGCTGGGCTATGTCACCCGCAAGGGCGGCGAATTCGGCGGCCCGATCGCCAAGAACCACGGGCCCGAGCGCATGGAAGAGCTGTACAACGAACTGGGCCTTGGCCCCGACGACGGCCTGTTCTTCGCGGCGGGCAAGGAAAAGGACGCGGCCAAGCTGGCCGGCGCCGCGCGCACTCGCACGGCCGAGGAACTGGGCCTGATCGAGCAGGGCTGCTTCAAGTTCTGCTGGATCGTCGACTTCCCGATGTTCGAATATGACGAGGATCTGAAGAAGGTCGATTTCAGCCACAACCCGTTCTCGATGCCGCAGGGCGAGATGGAAGCGCTGGAGACGCAGGACCCGCTCGACATCCTCGCGTGGCAGTACGACATCGTGTGCAACGGTTACGAGCTGTCGTCGGGCGCGATCCGGAACCATCGCCCCGACATCATGTTCAAGGCGTTCGAGATCGCGGGCTATTCGAAGGAAGAGGTCGAGGCGAATTTCTCAGGGATGATCAACGCGTTCAAATATGGTGCCCCGCCGCATGGCGGTTCGGCGCCCGGCATCGACCGCATCGTCATGCTGCTGGCGGACGAGCCGAACATCCGCGAGGTCATCGCCTTCCCGATGAACCAGCGCGCGCAGGACCTGATGATGGGCGCGCCCAGCGTGGTAAGCCCGAAACAGCTGCGCGAGCTGTCGATCCGCACGGTCGAGCAGCCCAAGGCGAGCGAGGCCGAGAAGGTTCGCGTCGACCAGATCGGCGAGTGA
- the rnd gene encoding ribonuclease D: MKIHELITTTEALADICERMATADFVAVDTEFMRESTYWPLLCLVQISDGKEAAAIDPLAEGIDLKPLLDLLTENEEVLKVFHAGGQDVEIIYNLTNKTPHPIFDTQIAMMAISQSEQIGYSNLVDSWLGIQVDKGARFTDWSRRPLTERQIEYAIGDVTYLSRIFPKMLKKLIKTGRGEWLNREMERLADPENYATDPETLWHRIRSTGRNPQVLGRLKALAAWRETEAQDKNIPRGRIIRDETLADLASHPPKKQGDLAKVRGLSGGWKDNDIGKRLMKVLEEAEPLPKAEMPERKTGVALGKEGALVADLLKLLLKIRSREIDVASRLIARADDLEALAAGVRKNLPMLEGWRYQEFGRDALDLVEGKLAFAVENGQLKMTHIDDVPETAEPEATE; this comes from the coding sequence ATGAAAATTCACGAACTGATCACCACGACCGAAGCGCTGGCCGACATCTGCGAGCGGATGGCCACGGCGGATTTCGTCGCTGTCGACACCGAATTCATGCGGGAATCGACCTATTGGCCGCTGCTCTGCCTCGTCCAGATCTCCGACGGGAAGGAAGCCGCCGCGATCGATCCACTGGCCGAGGGCATCGACCTCAAGCCCCTGCTCGACCTGCTGACCGAGAACGAGGAGGTCCTGAAGGTCTTCCACGCGGGCGGCCAGGACGTCGAGATCATCTATAACCTCACGAACAAGACCCCGCATCCGATCTTCGACACGCAGATCGCGATGATGGCGATCAGCCAGTCCGAACAGATCGGCTATTCCAACCTGGTCGACAGCTGGCTGGGCATCCAGGTCGACAAGGGCGCGCGCTTCACCGACTGGAGCCGCCGCCCGCTGACCGAACGCCAGATCGAATATGCCATCGGCGACGTCACCTATCTGTCGCGCATCTTCCCCAAGATGCTGAAGAAGCTGATCAAGACCGGCCGCGGCGAATGGCTGAACCGCGAGATGGAGCGGCTTGCCGACCCCGAGAACTATGCCACCGATCCCGAGACATTGTGGCACCGCATCCGTTCGACCGGCCGCAATCCGCAGGTGCTGGGCCGGCTGAAGGCGCTGGCCGCCTGGCGTGAGACCGAGGCGCAGGACAAGAACATCCCGCGCGGCCGCATCATCCGCGACGAGACGCTGGCCGACCTCGCCAGCCATCCGCCCAAGAAGCAGGGCGACCTGGCCAAGGTGCGCGGCCTGTCGGGCGGCTGGAAGGACAACGACATCGGCAAGCGCCTGATGAAGGTACTGGAGGAGGCGGAGCCCCTGCCCAAGGCCGAAATGCCCGAACGCAAGACGGGCGTGGCTCTCGGCAAGGAAGGGGCGCTGGTCGCCGACCTGCTCAAGCTGCTGCTCAAGATCCGCAGCCGCGAGATCGACGTCGCCTCGCGCCTGATCGCGCGCGCCGACGACCTGGAAGCTTTGGCCGCCGGGGTCCGCAAGAACCTGCCGATGCTGGAAGGATGGCGCTACCAGGAATTCGGCCGCGACGCGCTGGATTTGGTCGAGGGCAAGCTGGCCTTCGCGGTCGAGAACGGGCAATTGAAGATGACCCACATCGACGATGTCCCCGAAACCGCCGAGCCGGAAGCGACGGAATAG
- a CDS encoding hydrogen peroxide-inducible genes activator, with protein sequence MKNTYLPTLKQLQYLLALHEKRHFGRAAESCYVSQSTLSAGIRELESLLGVTLVERTRRVVRFTPLGERVVAKAHVLLREAEELAELVQSAGKPLSGELRMSVIPTIAPFLLPRILPRLRKERPSLKLFLREEPSADAIESLQHGRADCVLLALPFATGEVESEVLFDDRLFVAFPKDDPRDPPEQIPPSMIDEARLLLLEDGHCLKEHALAACNRPELRASATMIGTSLHTLVQMVDNGLGLTMLPEMALEAGILDGTNVVARPLKSKNATRQIALVWRRGSPRADEFRLLAAELRQG encoded by the coding sequence TTGAAGAACACCTATCTGCCGACGCTGAAGCAGCTGCAATATCTGCTGGCGCTGCATGAAAAGCGCCATTTCGGGCGCGCGGCTGAAAGCTGCTACGTCTCGCAGTCGACCCTGTCCGCCGGCATCCGCGAGCTGGAATCGCTGCTGGGCGTGACGCTGGTCGAACGCACCCGCCGCGTGGTGCGCTTCACGCCGCTGGGCGAGCGTGTGGTGGCCAAGGCGCATGTCCTGCTGCGCGAGGCGGAGGAACTGGCCGAGCTGGTGCAATCCGCGGGCAAGCCATTGTCGGGCGAATTGCGCATGAGCGTGATCCCCACCATCGCCCCCTTCCTGCTGCCGCGCATCCTGCCGCGCCTGCGTAAGGAACGCCCCAGCCTCAAGCTCTTCCTGCGCGAGGAGCCGAGCGCCGATGCCATCGAATCGCTGCAGCACGGGCGCGCCGATTGCGTGCTGCTCGCCCTGCCCTTCGCCACGGGCGAGGTAGAGAGCGAGGTGCTGTTCGACGACCGCCTGTTCGTCGCTTTCCCCAAGGACGACCCCCGCGACCCACCCGAGCAGATCCCCCCGTCGATGATCGACGAGGCGCGCCTGCTGCTGCTGGAGGACGGGCATTGTCTGAAAGAACACGCGCTGGCGGCCTGCAACCGCCCCGAACTGCGTGCGTCCGCGACCATGATCGGCACTTCGCTGCACACGCTGGTGCAGATGGTGGACAATGGCCTCGGCCTAACCATGCTGCCAGAAATGGCGCTTGAGGCGGGGATACTGGACGGCACCAATGTCGTCGCCCGCCCGCTGAAATCGAAGAACGCCACGCGCCAGATCGCGCTGGTGTGGCGGCGCGGCTCTCCGCGCGCGGACGAATTCCGGCTGCTGGCCGCCGAATTGCGCCAGGGCTAG
- a CDS encoding threonine/serine dehydratase, producing MKSPLAIGPRDVEDAADIIRGVAVRTPLLRSPFLDERTGRQVLLKFEGAQIGGAFKFRGAYNRLARIREEDRAKGVVAWSSGNHAQGVAAAARILGIPATIVMPADAPAMKLANTRSLGAEIVLYDRDTQSREGIATSLAQNRGAVLVPSYDDPFIIAGQGTAGIEIVEQAEEMGVEIGQVLVCCGGGGLAAGIATAVKDRLPQTAIHPVEPAAFDDTARSLRTGRRVTVRPGARSICDALLAPTPGALTFPINKALLSEGLAVTDGEVRAAMRYAFEVLKLVVEPGGAVALAALLAGKAPPSDKATVAVISGSNVDAALFADIIGTA from the coding sequence ATGAAGTCCCCGCTCGCCATCGGCCCGCGCGACGTGGAAGACGCAGCCGACATCATTCGCGGGGTCGCGGTGCGGACGCCGCTGCTGCGTTCCCCCTTCCTCGACGAAAGGACCGGCCGGCAGGTCTTGCTGAAGTTCGAGGGCGCGCAGATCGGCGGCGCCTTCAAGTTTCGCGGCGCCTACAACCGGCTGGCGCGCATCCGCGAAGAGGACCGCGCGAAGGGTGTGGTCGCATGGTCGTCGGGCAATCACGCGCAAGGCGTGGCGGCAGCGGCGCGCATCTTGGGCATTCCCGCCACCATCGTCATGCCCGCCGACGCCCCCGCGATGAAGCTGGCGAACACGCGCTCGCTGGGGGCGGAAATCGTGCTGTACGACCGCGACACCCAATCGCGCGAGGGGATCGCCACCTCGCTGGCGCAGAACCGGGGGGCGGTGCTAGTGCCGTCCTATGACGACCCCTTCATCATCGCGGGTCAGGGCACCGCAGGGATCGAGATCGTCGAGCAGGCCGAGGAAATGGGCGTGGAAATCGGCCAGGTCCTCGTCTGCTGCGGCGGCGGCGGGCTGGCTGCGGGTATCGCGACCGCCGTCAAGGACCGGCTGCCACAGACCGCGATCCACCCGGTCGAACCGGCGGCGTTCGACGATACAGCCCGCTCGCTGCGGACCGGGCGGCGGGTGACGGTGCGACCTGGCGCAAGATCGATCTGCGACGCGCTGCTGGCGCCGACGCCTGGCGCGCTGACATTTCCGATCAACAAGGCGCTGCTGTCGGAAGGCCTGGCGGTCACCGACGGGGAAGTGCGCGCCGCGATGCGCTATGCGTTCGAAGTGCTGAAGCTGGTGGTGGAGCCGGGCGGCGCGGTCGCTCTGGCGGCGCTGCTGGCGGGCAAGGCACCGCCCAGCGACAAGGCGACGGTGGCGGTCATCTCGGGCTCCAACGTCGATGCCGCCCTGTTCGCGGACATCATTGGCACCGCTTAA
- the rimM gene encoding ribosome maturation factor RimM (Essential for efficient processing of 16S rRNA) produces the protein MKNRIVLAAVSGAHGVNGEIRLKLFGEGVASLKRFRAFTLLREASGESREITPKTLRDDGKGGAIAKLVGVENRNAAEALRGMVLTVSREELPPLEEGEYYHADLLGLSAVSDAGEALGTVIAIDNYGAGDVIEIERPAAEGEKPKRFMVPMRPEAVPEWDARRIVIAADFAAD, from the coding sequence ATGAAGAACCGCATCGTACTGGCCGCCGTTTCCGGCGCGCACGGCGTGAATGGCGAGATCCGGCTGAAGCTGTTCGGTGAGGGCGTGGCGTCGCTGAAGCGATTCCGCGCCTTCACCCTCTTGCGCGAGGCATCGGGCGAAAGCCGCGAGATCACGCCGAAGACCTTGCGCGACGACGGCAAGGGCGGCGCCATCGCGAAGCTGGTCGGCGTCGAGAACCGCAACGCGGCCGAGGCCTTGCGCGGCATGGTGCTGACCGTCTCGCGCGAGGAATTGCCTCCGCTGGAAGAGGGCGAGTATTATCACGCCGATCTGCTGGGCCTGTCCGCCGTATCGGACGCGGGCGAGGCCCTGGGCACGGTGATCGCGATCGACAATTACGGCGCGGGCGACGTGATCGAGATCGAGCGCCCTGCAGCAGAGGGCGAGAAGCCCAAGCGCTTCATGGTGCCGATGCGGCCCGAAGCGGTGCCCGAATGGGATGCGCGGCGGATCGTGATCGCGGCGGATTTCGCGGCGGATTAA
- the rpsP gene encoding 30S ribosomal protein S16, translating to MAIAIRLARGGAKKRPYYRVVVSDTRSPRDGKYLEQVGIYNPVLPKDSEDRVKLTEDRIRYWLGVGAQPTDRVARFLDAAGILERAARNNPKKAEPGEKAKERAEEKASKAAEAEEARKAAEEEANKPAEAPAEEAPAEEAAADGAAAETAETAEEAKAED from the coding sequence ATGGCAATTGCAATTCGTCTGGCGCGCGGTGGCGCGAAGAAGCGTCCTTATTACCGCGTCGTCGTTTCCGACACGCGCAGCCCGCGCGACGGCAAGTATCTTGAGCAGGTCGGCATCTACAACCCGGTCCTGCCCAAGGATTCGGAAGACCGCGTCAAGCTGACCGAGGACCGCATCCGTTACTGGCTGGGCGTCGGCGCGCAGCCGACCGATCGCGTCGCGCGCTTCCTTGACGCCGCCGGCATCCTCGAGCGTGCGGCCCGCAACAACCCCAAGAAGGCCGAGCCGGGCGAAAAGGCCAAGGAACGCGCCGAGGAAAAGGCTTCGAAGGCCGCTGAAGCCGAGGAAGCCCGCAAGGCTGCCGAGGAAGAAGCCAACAAGCCCGCAGAGGCTCCCGCTGAAGAAGCGCCTGCTGAAGAAGCAGCGGCCGACGGTGCGGCTGCCGAGACCGCCGAGACCGCGGAAGAGGCAAAGGCCGAGGATTGA
- the ffh gene encoding signal recognition particle protein: MFDALSDRLGNVFDSLRGRGALKEDDVRTAMREVRIALLEADVALPVVRRFIDTVTERAIGAEVLRSVTPGQQVVKIVNDALVEMLGGDPEEGGSSQAAQNAVGLDLDAKPPVVIMMVGLQGSGKTTSTAKIAKRLKETEGKKVMMASLDVNRPAAQEQLAILGEQAGVATLPIVAGQQPVDIANRAISSAKLQSFDVLMLDTAGRLHVDEALMAEMKAVASVSTPREVLLVVDSLTGQDAVNVAQSFTGEVPLTGVVLTRMDGDARGGAALSMRAVTGKPIKFAGTGEKLDAIEAFHPSRVANRILGMGDIVSMVEKAATAVKEEDAERLAKRMAKGEFDMNDLRMQLQQMTRMGGIGAIAGMLPGMKKAKAAMAQSGMDDKVLLHMDAIISSMTPKEREKPQLLNARRKKRIAAGSGTQVQDVNKLLKMHQEMAKAMKQIKKMGGLKGLGQLFGKGGLGAAMPGLGGDPGGFGGGGGMPGLPGGGDIPPELQDLLKKK; the protein is encoded by the coding sequence ATGTTTGACGCACTGTCCGACCGGCTCGGCAATGTCTTCGATTCGCTGCGGGGCCGCGGCGCGCTGAAGGAAGACGATGTCCGCACCGCCATGCGCGAAGTGCGGATCGCGCTGCTGGAGGCCGATGTCGCGCTTCCGGTGGTGCGCCGTTTCATCGACACCGTCACCGAACGCGCGATCGGCGCCGAAGTGCTCCGCTCGGTCACGCCGGGTCAGCAGGTCGTCAAGATCGTCAATGACGCGCTGGTCGAGATGCTGGGCGGCGACCCGGAAGAGGGCGGCAGTTCGCAGGCCGCCCAGAATGCGGTTGGGCTGGACCTGGATGCCAAGCCGCCGGTCGTGATCATGATGGTCGGCCTGCAGGGCTCCGGTAAAACGACCAGCACCGCCAAGATCGCCAAGCGGCTGAAGGAGACCGAGGGCAAGAAGGTCATGATGGCCTCGCTCGACGTCAATCGTCCGGCGGCGCAGGAACAGCTGGCGATCCTGGGCGAGCAGGCGGGCGTGGCGACGCTGCCGATCGTGGCGGGACAGCAGCCGGTCGATATCGCCAATCGCGCGATTTCGTCGGCCAAGCTGCAAAGCTTCGACGTGCTGATGCTCGACACCGCGGGCCGCCTGCATGTCGACGAAGCGCTGATGGCCGAGATGAAGGCGGTCGCCAGCGTCTCCACCCCGCGCGAAGTGCTGCTGGTCGTCGATTCGCTGACCGGCCAGGACGCGGTCAATGTCGCGCAAAGCTTTACCGGCGAGGTGCCGCTGACCGGCGTGGTACTGACCCGCATGGACGGCGATGCACGCGGCGGCGCAGCGCTGTCGATGCGCGCGGTGACGGGCAAGCCGATCAAGTTCGCGGGCACGGGCGAAAAGCTCGACGCGATCGAGGCGTTCCATCCCTCGCGCGTCGCCAATCGCATCCTGGGCATGGGCGACATCGTGTCGATGGTCGAAAAGGCCGCGACCGCCGTCAAGGAAGAGGACGCCGAACGGCTCGCCAAGCGCATGGCGAAGGGCGAGTTCGACATGAACGACCTTCGCATGCAGCTGCAGCAGATGACCAGGATGGGCGGCATCGGCGCGATCGCGGGCATGCTGCCGGGCATGAAGAAGGCCAAGGCGGCGATGGCGCAGTCGGGCATGGACGACAAGGTCCTGCTCCACATGGACGCGATCATCTCGTCGATGACGCCGAAAGAGCGCGAGAAGCCACAGCTTTTGAACGCGCGGCGCAAGAAGCGCATCGCGGCAGGGTCCGGCACGCAGGTGCAGGACGTGAACAAGCTTCTGAAAATGCATCAGGAAATGGCCAAGGCCATGAAGCAGATCAAGAAGATGGGCGGGCTGAAGGGCCTTGGCCAGCTGTTCGGCAAGGGCGGTCTGGGCGCGGCGATGCCGGGGCTTGGCGGCGACCCAGGTGGATTTGGCGGGGGCGGCGGCATGCCGGGCCTTCCGGGCGGCGGAGACATTCCGCCCGAGCTGCAGGACCTGCTGAAGAAGAAATGA
- a CDS encoding putative bifunctional diguanylate cyclase/phosphodiesterase, which produces MGDSPDIPQPRRFTGLTDRFGRAEGDLVLLGIIFAAIIMLVGHAGSVVPQVIEFALGKGEAPPPWAASAVLLNVALVIFGWRRYNELLGEIEKSRLAEEEARELALTDPLTGSLNRRSVLPLTSEMVAEAEKADKAVAFIMIDLDNFKQINDLNGHRAGDCMLVEIAQRIRAQLPAGARLARLGGDEFACVVPYHRSAPDLIDQLATSIIDIAQRPIAINGGELAVGLSIGLSTSVELDQPGGNAAGELLHMADIAMYHAKKMGRNRYDWFTPEMERELKLRSELESGIRRGIARGEFVPFYEQQVDVETGELTGFEMLARWQSPTLGLVTPDFFISVAEEIGCIAELSEAVISQALRDAAEWDPSLTLSVNISPVQLRDPWFAQKLLKMLAEAKFPPDRLEIEVTESCLHENIGLVRSLVTSLKNQGVSVSLDDFGTGYASIAQLRALPFDRIKIDRSFIAELGRGGDNAALVSAITSIGAGMRLPVTAEGIESELVRDKLRGLGQFKGQGYFYGRPEPADKVRARLKSEARLADDVRMEPRLGTVRLGDSDRRIAGA; this is translated from the coding sequence ATGGGCGACAGCCCCGACATACCCCAGCCAAGGCGTTTCACCGGCCTGACCGACCGATTCGGCCGGGCAGAAGGCGATCTCGTCCTGCTGGGCATCATCTTTGCCGCGATCATCATGCTGGTCGGCCATGCCGGGTCGGTCGTGCCGCAGGTCATCGAATTCGCGCTGGGCAAGGGCGAAGCGCCTCCGCCGTGGGCGGCCAGCGCGGTGCTGCTCAATGTCGCGCTCGTGATCTTCGGCTGGCGCCGCTACAACGAGCTGCTCGGCGAGATAGAGAAAAGCCGCCTGGCCGAGGAAGAGGCACGCGAACTGGCGCTGACCGATCCGCTGACGGGCTCGCTCAACCGCCGATCCGTCCTGCCCCTGACCAGCGAGATGGTGGCAGAGGCCGAGAAGGCCGACAAGGCGGTCGCCTTCATCATGATCGACCTCGACAATTTCAAGCAGATCAACGATCTCAACGGCCACCGCGCGGGCGACTGCATGCTGGTCGAGATTGCGCAGCGCATCCGCGCGCAATTGCCCGCGGGTGCGCGGCTGGCGCGGCTTGGCGGCGACGAATTCGCCTGCGTCGTGCCCTATCACCGATCCGCCCCCGACCTGATCGACCAGCTGGCCACCAGCATCATCGACATCGCGCAGCGCCCCATCGCCATCAATGGCGGAGAGCTGGCTGTGGGCCTGTCCATCGGCCTGTCGACCAGCGTCGAACTGGACCAGCCGGGCGGCAATGCGGCGGGCGAACTGCTGCACATGGCCGACATCGCGATGTATCACGCCAAGAAGATGGGCCGGAACCGCTATGACTGGTTCACGCCCGAGATGGAGCGCGAGCTGAAGCTGCGCAGCGAGCTGGAAAGCGGCATCAGGCGCGGCATCGCGCGCGGCGAATTCGTGCCCTTCTACGAACAGCAGGTTGACGTGGAGACCGGCGAGCTGACCGGCTTCGAGATGCTGGCACGCTGGCAATCGCCCACGCTGGGCCTTGTCACGCCCGACTTCTTCATCTCGGTAGCCGAGGAGATCGGCTGCATCGCCGAACTGTCCGAAGCGGTCATCAGCCAGGCGCTGCGGGACGCCGCCGAATGGGATCCCTCGCTCACCCTCTCGGTCAATATCTCGCCCGTCCAGCTTCGCGATCCATGGTTCGCGCAAAAGCTGCTGAAGATGCTGGCCGAGGCCAAGTTCCCGCCCGACCGGCTCGAGATCGAGGTTACCGAAAGCTGCCTGCACGAGAATATCGGACTGGTGCGCTCGCTGGTGACCAGCCTGAAGAACCAGGGCGTGTCGGTCAGCCTTGACGATTTCGGCACCGGCTATGCGTCCATCGCGCAGCTGCGCGCCCTGCCCTTCGACCGGATCAAGATCGACCGCAGCTTCATCGCCGAGCTGGGCCGCGGCGGCGACAATGCCGCGCTGGTCAGCGCGATCACATCGATCGGCGCGGGCATGCGCCTGCCCGTCACCGCCGAGGGGATCGAGAGCGAGCTGGTGCGCGACAAGCTGCGCGGGCTGGGCCAGTTCAAGGGCCAGGGCTATTTCTATGGCCGCCCCGAGCCTGCCGACAAGGTCCGCGCCCGGTTGAAGAGCGAAGCGCGCCTTGCCGACGATGTCCGCATGGAACCCCGGCTGGGCACCGTCAGACTGGGCGACAGCGATCGCCGCATCGCGGGTGCCTGA
- the dapF gene encoding diaminopimelate epimerase — protein sequence MRIPFTKMHGLGNDFVVLDARAQALPPINGDIAAALADRHTGIGCDQLVLIEPSGNADLKMRIFNHDGGEVEACGNAARAVGLLVGGELTIETLGGTIMARPDAAGIAVDMGEPRFDWDAIPLAYAMDTRAMPVGWDMLESPVAVNVGNPHAIFFVEDLSAVPLGQIGPVIEKDPIFPQGINVNVAQILSRDAIRLRVWERGAGLTRACGTGACSTAVGAMRRGLVDRKVTVSLPGGDLVIAWDEDTPERKGRITMTGPATIAYTGSFDWGAYA from the coding sequence ATGCGCATACCCTTCACCAAGATGCACGGGCTCGGCAATGATTTCGTCGTGCTCGACGCCCGCGCGCAGGCGCTGCCGCCGATCAATGGCGATATTGCCGCCGCGCTGGCGGACCGCCACACGGGCATCGGCTGCGACCAGCTGGTGCTGATCGAACCGTCGGGCAATGCCGATCTGAAGATGCGCATCTTCAACCACGACGGCGGCGAGGTCGAGGCATGCGGCAATGCCGCGCGCGCGGTTGGCCTGCTGGTGGGCGGCGAGCTGACGATCGAGACATTGGGCGGCACGATCATGGCCCGCCCAGACGCGGCGGGCATCGCGGTCGACATGGGCGAGCCGCGCTTCGACTGGGATGCCATCCCGCTGGCCTATGCGATGGATACGCGGGCCATGCCGGTCGGCTGGGACATGCTGGAAAGCCCGGTAGCCGTGAATGTCGGCAATCCGCACGCGATCTTCTTCGTAGAGGATCTGTCCGCCGTTCCGCTGGGACAGATCGGCCCGGTGATCGAGAAGGACCCGATCTTTCCGCAGGGCATCAACGTCAATGTCGCGCAGATCCTGTCGCGCGATGCGATCCGCCTGCGCGTGTGGGAACGCGGCGCGGGGCTGACCCGTGCCTGCGGCACCGGCGCCTGCTCCACCGCGGTCGGCGCGATGCGGCGCGGGCTGGTGGACCGCAAGGTGACCGTCTCGCTTCCCGGCGGCGACCTCGTCATCGCGTGGGATGAAGACACGCCGGAACGCAAGGGCCGCATCACCATGACCGGCCCCGCGACCATCGCCTATACCGGCAGTTTCGACTGGGGAGCCTACGCTTGA